Within Desulfobacterales bacterium, the genomic segment CTTATCCTCATCCAGATAAGCGGACAGTACGATGATTTTAGTGTTGGTCGTATCGGGATTTTCCTTAATTTTTTTACAGACCTCATAGCCTTTGATATCGGGCATCATGATATCCAGGATCAGCAGATGGGGGGCAAAGTGATTGATCTGCAGCCCGGCTTCAAATCCATCGGATGCTGATATCACTTCATAATCAAATTCGTCCTCTTCGAGTGCCTGCACGATGGTTTCGACGATGATCGGATCATCATCGACCACCAGAATTTTTCTTTTTAAGCCATCGGCTTCCTGATCCGGAATCGGAATTCCCTGCTTTTTCATGAAAAATTCCAGATCTGACCGGTTGATGCGCCGATGTCCGCCGACGGTCTTATAGGCCTTAATATGCCCGGATTCAATCCAGTTGATAATGGTTTTTGCAGACACATTACAGAGCTGGCTTGCTTTAAACACTGTTAATACGTCTTCCATATGATCGCTCCTTTCACTTATTTTATTTATTATAGTTTTTTCTATAAATATAGTTTTTATGCTTTGTCAAGCTTTTTCGGTGAATTTTAGAAAATATTTTTAAAAAATGGTCAATTTTTTAACGATAATTTGGTTTGCGATTCAGATAAATTTCAGTTTTTATAGAAATTATAGAATTTTTGGCGAGTAAGTACGACTTTGATCTAATATGCGGGGAATCTTCTTTATTATTCGGATAGCGTCTTTAGCACTGGCTGACCTAATTTAAGCCTCTTCCAAGAAGAAAATCTCATTTTGGTCTATTGGGGTTATTGAGAAATCGCTTCAAGGCATACGAATCGGTGAGGAAAACGTTATGGTGCTGAGGCTTCTTGTTCGGCTGCTGTTTCCTGCAGGATGGGAAAGGTGATTGTAAAGGTGGTTCCCGAGCCTTCCTGGCTCTGGACCTGAACATCGCCGCCATGATCTTTGATGAAACCATAGCAAACCGATAACCCCAGACCCACGCCTTTGACGCTGTCTTTGGTGGTAAAAAAGCTGTCAAAAATCTTTTTGATGTGCTCTTCTTTGATACCGACACCGGTATCGGCTATTTTAATGTCAA encodes:
- a CDS encoding response regulator, whose protein sequence is MEDVLTVFKASQLCNVSAKTIINWIESGHIKAYKTVGGHRRINRSDLEFFMKKQGIPIPDQEADGLKRKILVVDDDPIIVETIVQALEEDEFDYEVISASDGFEAGLQINHFAPHLLILDIMMPDIKGYEVCKKIKENPDTTNTKIIVLSAYLDEDKFKKMKQYGADACFSKPFPLPQLKEEVARLLELH